A genomic region of Trifolium pratense cultivar HEN17-A07 linkage group LG3, ARS_RC_1.1, whole genome shotgun sequence contains the following coding sequences:
- the LOC123913507 gene encoding probable serine/threonine protein kinase IREH1 isoform X3 — translation MVFKGRFFSSKKSETSSPDASSNSPRSISSNSPSRSDKKKAKSTVIQTLNSAGTTTSGGGFLGASASSRKTQVKEGSKKKDVVKGKESEISNLSESRSRSGSSSKKLTPATAVEVKELPSPSPYSSSSSTAAASVSPILASSLGLNRIKTRSGPLPQESFFGFRGDKGGATAAVLGASNLSRPGVGKKKEAGNQNRVGFREGFVIGGSVDNGSNSDSLSSGSGVHSIDQSPVVLPRSRLQNGESSSETGEQTSSQSQNGGLRSEDVCTPETAYDFENPKESESPRFQAILRVTSAPGKRFPGDIKSFSHELNSKGVRPFPFWKPRRLNNNLEEILVVIRAKFDKEKEEVNSELAIFAADLVGVLEKNADNHPEWQETIEDLLILARRCAMTTSGEFWLQCESIVQDLDDRRQELPPGTLKQLHTRMLFILTRCTRLLQFHKESALAEDEHVFNLRQSRVLHTTGKSIPPSGGRDSKSFGVAKTSKASTKKAYSQEQSSLSWKKGVMKPEIQLPAADDDTLKSFESPSGRNRMASWKKFPSPSGKSPTETVQLKDQSYGTVEPSKTPDKRLTSDIDLSAAKPSELLSVKDSHDHASKHQHKASWGYWGDQQPSTNDESSIICRICEEDVPTLHVEDHSRICAVADRCDQKGLSVNERLLRISEALSSTQKDSQQMVGSPDVAKVSNSSMTEESDVLSPKLSDWSRRGSEDMLDCFPETDNSAFMDDLKGLPLISCRTRFGPKSDQGMTTSSAGSMTPRSPLMTPRTSQIDLLLAGKGAYSENDDLPQMNELADIARCAANASLDDDRTASYLLSCLDDLRVVVERRKFDALTVETFGTRIEKLIREKYLQLTEMVDVEKIDVESPVMDDDVILEDDVVRSLRTSPIHSSKDRTSIDDFEIIKPISRGAFGRVFLAKKRTTGDLFAIKVLKKADMIRKNAVESILAERDILITVRNPFVVRFFYSFTCRENLYLVMEYLNGGDLYSLLRNLGCLDEEVARVYIAEVVLALEYLHSLRVVHRDLKPDNLLIAHDGHVKLTDFGLSKVGLINSTDDLSGPAVSGTSLLGEDESHTYTSEDQRERRKKRSAVGTPDYLAPEILLGTGHGYTADWWSVGVILFELLVGIPPFNAEHPQTIFDNILNRKIPWPEVPEEMSLEAHDLIDRLLTEDPNQRLGARGASEVKQHVFFKDINWDTLARQKAAFVPASESALDTSYFTSRYSWNTSDGLAYPPSDFEDSSDADSLSGSSSCLSNRHDELQGDECGGLAEFDSSSSVNYSFSNFSFKNLSQLASINYDLTKGWKDDPSTNSSA, via the exons ATGGTCTTCAAAGGAAGATTCTTCTCTTCCAAAAAATCTGAAACTTCTAGTCCAGATGCTTCTTCTAACAGTCCTCGATCAATCTCCTCAAATTCTCCTTCTAGATCTGATAAGAAAAAAGCTAAATCAACCGTTATTCAAACCCTAAACTCCGCCGGAACAACCACCAGCGGCGGCGGATTTCTCGGAGCATCGGCTTCTAGTCGGAAGACGCAAGTTAAAGAAGGGAGTAAGAAGAAAGATGTTGTTAAAGGAAAGGAGAGTGAGATTTCAAATCTGTCGGAATCTCGCTCTCGTTCCGGTTCTAGTTCGAAGAAATTGACTCCGGCAACGGCGGTGGAGGTGAAGGAGTTACCGTCACCGTCGCCATATTCTTCTTCATCGTCGACTGCTGCGGCTTCTGTTTCACCGATTTTGGCGTCGTCGTTAGGGTTGAATAGGATAAAGACGAGATCGGGACCGTTACCGCAGGAGAGTTTCTTTGGTTTTAGAGGTGATAAGGGAGGAGCTACGGCGGCGGTGCTTGGTGCTAGTAATCTTTCTAGGCCTGGTGTTGGGAAGAAGAAAGAGGCTGGCAATCAGAATAGAGTCGGGTTTCGGGAAGGTTTTGTAATTGGTGGTAGCGTTGATAATGGGAGTAATTCGGATAGTTTGTCGTCGGGGAGTGGTGTACATTCGATTGATCAGAGTCCGGTTGTGTTGCCGCGGTCGCGATTACAGAATGGTGAATCGTCTTCTGAAACAG GAGAGCAGACATCATCCCAGAGCCAGAATGGAGGCTTAAGAAGTGAAGATGTTTGCACCCCAGAG ACCGCATATGATTTTGAAAATCCAAAAGAATCTGAATCTCCCCGTTTTCAAGCTATATTACGTGTCACAAGTGCCCCCGGAAAGAGGTTTCCTGGTGATATCAAGAGTTTTTCCCACGAGTTAAATTCTAAAGGTGTCCGGCCGTTTCCATTTTGGAAGCCTCGGAGGTTAAATAATAACCTTGAG GAGATCTTGGTTGTTATTAGGGCTAAATTtgataaagaaaaggaagaggTGAACTCTGAACTGGCTATTTTTGCTGCAGACCTGGTTGGAGTTCTTGAAAAAAATGCCGATAATCATCCGGAATGGCAAGAGACAATTGAGGACTTGCTAATTTTGGCCAGGCGCTGTGCTATGACTACATCTGGGGAGTTTTGGCTTCAGTGTGAAAGCATTGTTCAGGATTTGGATGATAGACGTCAAGAGCTACCTCCAGGGACTCTAAAGCAGCTTCACACTCGAATGCTCTTCATTCTCACACGGTGTACTAGGTTGTTGCAATTCCACAAGGAGAGTGCATTGGCTGAGgatgaacatgttttcaatctccgTCAATCCAGAGTCTTGCATACTACTGGAAAAAGTATTCCTCCTAGTGGGGGAAGGGATTCTAAAAGTTTTGGTGTTGCAAAGACCTCAAAGGCTTCAACCAAAAAAGCTTATAGCCAAGAGCAGAGTAGCTTGAGTTGGAAGAAAGGTGTTATGAAACCAGAAATTCAGTTGCCTGCTGCCGATGATGATACTTTAAAAAGCTTCGAGTCTCCTTCTGGCAGGAATCGAATGGCTTCATGGAAAAAATTCCCATCTCCATCAGGAAAAAGCCCAACAGAAACTGTTCAGTTGAAGGACCAAAGTTATGGGACAGTCGAACCTTCAAAGACACCAGATAAGAGATTAACTTCTGATATAGATCTCTCTGCTGCCAAGCCGTCGGAGCTTCTCTCTGTCAAAGATTCTCATGACCATGCTTCCAAGCACCAACACAAAGCTTCCTGGGGATACTGGGGAGACCAGCAGCCGAGTACTAATGACGAGAGTTCAATAATTTGTCGAATATGTGAAGAGGATGTACCTACTCTACATGTTGAAGATCATTCAAGGATCTGTGCAGTTGCTGACAGATGTGATCAGAAGGGTCTGAGTGTCAACGAGCGTCTCTTAAGAATTTCTGAAGCCTTATCATCTACTCAGAAGGATTCCCAACAAATGGTCGGAAGTCCTGATGTTGCAAAAGTGTCAAATTCAAGCATGACTGAAGAATCCGATGTTCTTTCCCCTAAACTTAGTGATTGGTCGCGCAGAGGCTCAGAGGACATGCTAGACTGTTTCCCTGAAACGGATAATTCGGCTTTTATGGATGACCTAAAAGGATTGCCGCTTATATCATGTAGAACTCGTTTTGGTCCAAAGTCTGACCAAGGTATGACAACATCATCTGCAGGGAGCATGACTCCTAGGTCTCCTTTAATGACACCAAGGACAAGTCAGATTGATTTGCTCTTGGCGGGGAAGGGTGCTTATTCCGAAAATGATGATCTGCCACAG ATGAATGAACTTGCTGATATAGCACGATGTGCAGCCAATGCTAGTCTGGATGATGATCGCACGGCGTCGTATTTATTGTCTTGTCTTGATGACTTGAGGGTTGTCGTAGAACGAAGGAAGTTCGATGCACTTACTGTTGAAACCTTTGGAACACGCATTGAGAAGCTGATCCG GGAGAAGTATTTGCAGCTTACTGAGATGGTGGATGTTGAAAAAATAGATGTAGAGAGCCCTGTAATGGATGATGATGTCATCTTGGAAGATGATGTGGTTCGCAGCTTGAGAACAAGCCCAATTCATTCTTCAAAGGATCGTACCTCTATTGATGACTTTGAGATTATAAAACCTATCAGTCGTGGGGCATTTGGAAGGGTTTTCTTGGCTAAGAAGAGGACCACTGGTGATCTTTTTGCAATAAAG GTTCTTAAGAAGGCAGATATGATCCGTAAGAATGCTGTAGAAAGTATATTAGCGGAACGTGATATCTTAATTACAGTGCGCAATCCTTTTGTG GTTCGATTTTTCTATTCTTTTACATGTCGTGAGAACCTGTATCTTGTCATGGAGTATCTGAATGGTGGAGACTTGTATTCATTACTAAGGAATTTAGGTTGTCTAGATGAGGAAGTTGCTCGTGTATATATTGCTGAAGTG GTGCTTGCATTAGAGTATTTGCACTCACTGCGTGTTGTGCATCGTGACTTGAAGCCTGATAATTTATTGATTGCACATGATGGTCATGTCAAG TTAACAGACTTCGGTCTTTCAAAAGTTGGTCTCATCAACAGCACAGATGATTTGTCTGGCCCAGCAGTCAGTGGTACATCCCTACTTGGGGAGGATGAATCTCATACATATACATCTGAGGATCAAAGGGAACGGAGGAAGAAACGTTCTGCTGTTGGCACACCTGATTACTTAGCTCCTGAGATACTTTTAGGAACTGGACATG GGTACACTGCGGATTGGTGGTCTGTTGGGGTCATTTTATTTGAGTTGCTTGTTGGTATTCCACCATTCAATGCAGAGCATCCTCAG actatatttgataatattCTTAACCGTAAGATACCTTGGCCTGAAGTTCCTGAGGAAATGAGTCTTGAAGCACATGATCTTATTGATCG ATTGTTGACCGAAGATCCTAATCAAAGACTAGGAGCTAGAGGTGCATCAGAG GTAAAGCAACACGTTTTCTTCAAGGATATTAACTGGGACACGCTAGCCAGACAGAAG GCTGCATTTGTTCCTGCTTCTGAGAGTGCTCTAGACACCAGTTACTTCACTAGTCGCTACTCATGGAATACTTCTGATGGCCTTGCATATCCGCCAAGTGATTTTGAAGATTCTAGTGATGCTGATAGCTTAAGTGGCAGCAGCAGTTGCCTGAGCAATCGCCATGATGAATTG CAGGGAGATGAATGTGGGGGTCTTGCCGAGTTTGATTCTAGTTCTTCTGTCAATTACTCTTTTAGTAATTTCTCCTTTAAG
- the LOC123913507 gene encoding probable serine/threonine protein kinase IREH1 isoform X4 produces MVFKGRFFSSKKSETSSPDASSNSPRSISSNSPSRSDKKKAKSTVIQTLNSAGTTTSGGGFLGASASSRKTQVKEGSKKKDVVKGKESEISNLSESRSRSGSSSKKLTPATAVEVKELPSPSPYSSSSSTAAASVSPILASSLGLNRIKTRSGPLPQESFFGFRGDKGGATAAVLGASNLSRPGVGKKKEAGNQNRVGFREGFVIGGSVDNGSNSDSLSSGSGVHSIDQSPVVLPRSRLQNGESSSETGEQTSSQSQNGGLRSEDVCTPETAYDFENPKESESPRFQAILRVTSAPGKRFPGDIKSFSHELNSKGVRPFPFWKPRRLNNNLEEILVVIRAKFDKEKEEVNSELAIFAADLVGVLEKNADNHPEWQETIEDLLILARRCAMTTSGEFWLQCESIVQDLDDRRQELPPGTLKQLHTRMLFILTRCTRLLQFHKESALAEDEHVFNLRQSRVLHTTGKSIPPSGGRDSKSFGVAKTSKASTKKAYSQEQSSLSWKKGVMKPEIQLPAADDDTLKSFESPSGRNRMASWKKFPSPSGKSPTETVQLKDQSYGTVEPSKTPDKRLTSDIDLSAAKPSELLSVKDSHDHASKHQHKASWGYWGDQQPSTNDESSIICRICEEDVPTLHVEDHSRICAVADRCDQKGLSVNERLLRISEALSSTQKDSQQMVGSPDVAKVSNSSMTEESDVLSPKLSDWSRRGSEDMLDCFPETDNSAFMDDLKGLPLISCRTRFGPKSDQGMTTSSAGSMTPRSPLMTPRTSQIDLLLAGKGAYSENDDLPQMNELADIARCAANASLDDDRTASYLLSCLDDLRVVVERRKFDALTVETFGTRIEKLIREKYLQLTEMVDVEKIDVESPVMDDDVILEDDVVRSLRTSPIHSSKDRTSIDDFEIIKPISRGAFGRVFLAKKRTTGDLFAIKVLKKADMIRKNAVESILAERDILITVRNPFVVRFFYSFTCRENLYLVMEYLNGGDLYSLLRNLGCLDEEVARVYIAEVVLALEYLHSLRVVHRDLKPDNLLIAHDGHVKLTDFGLSKVGLINSTDDLSGPAVSGTSLLGEDESHTYTSEDQRERRKKRSAVGTPDYLAPEILLGTGHGYTADWWSVGVILFELLVGIPPFNAEHPQTIFDNILNRKIPWPEVPEEMSLEAHDLIDRLLTEDPNQRLGARGASEVKQHVFFKDINWDTLARQKAAFVPASESALDTSYFTSRYSWNTSDGLAYPPSDFEDSSDADSLSGSSSCLSNRHDELGDECGGLAEFDSSSSVNYSFSNFSFKNLSQLASINYDLTKGWKDDPSTNSSA; encoded by the exons ATGGTCTTCAAAGGAAGATTCTTCTCTTCCAAAAAATCTGAAACTTCTAGTCCAGATGCTTCTTCTAACAGTCCTCGATCAATCTCCTCAAATTCTCCTTCTAGATCTGATAAGAAAAAAGCTAAATCAACCGTTATTCAAACCCTAAACTCCGCCGGAACAACCACCAGCGGCGGCGGATTTCTCGGAGCATCGGCTTCTAGTCGGAAGACGCAAGTTAAAGAAGGGAGTAAGAAGAAAGATGTTGTTAAAGGAAAGGAGAGTGAGATTTCAAATCTGTCGGAATCTCGCTCTCGTTCCGGTTCTAGTTCGAAGAAATTGACTCCGGCAACGGCGGTGGAGGTGAAGGAGTTACCGTCACCGTCGCCATATTCTTCTTCATCGTCGACTGCTGCGGCTTCTGTTTCACCGATTTTGGCGTCGTCGTTAGGGTTGAATAGGATAAAGACGAGATCGGGACCGTTACCGCAGGAGAGTTTCTTTGGTTTTAGAGGTGATAAGGGAGGAGCTACGGCGGCGGTGCTTGGTGCTAGTAATCTTTCTAGGCCTGGTGTTGGGAAGAAGAAAGAGGCTGGCAATCAGAATAGAGTCGGGTTTCGGGAAGGTTTTGTAATTGGTGGTAGCGTTGATAATGGGAGTAATTCGGATAGTTTGTCGTCGGGGAGTGGTGTACATTCGATTGATCAGAGTCCGGTTGTGTTGCCGCGGTCGCGATTACAGAATGGTGAATCGTCTTCTGAAACAG GAGAGCAGACATCATCCCAGAGCCAGAATGGAGGCTTAAGAAGTGAAGATGTTTGCACCCCAGAG ACCGCATATGATTTTGAAAATCCAAAAGAATCTGAATCTCCCCGTTTTCAAGCTATATTACGTGTCACAAGTGCCCCCGGAAAGAGGTTTCCTGGTGATATCAAGAGTTTTTCCCACGAGTTAAATTCTAAAGGTGTCCGGCCGTTTCCATTTTGGAAGCCTCGGAGGTTAAATAATAACCTTGAG GAGATCTTGGTTGTTATTAGGGCTAAATTtgataaagaaaaggaagaggTGAACTCTGAACTGGCTATTTTTGCTGCAGACCTGGTTGGAGTTCTTGAAAAAAATGCCGATAATCATCCGGAATGGCAAGAGACAATTGAGGACTTGCTAATTTTGGCCAGGCGCTGTGCTATGACTACATCTGGGGAGTTTTGGCTTCAGTGTGAAAGCATTGTTCAGGATTTGGATGATAGACGTCAAGAGCTACCTCCAGGGACTCTAAAGCAGCTTCACACTCGAATGCTCTTCATTCTCACACGGTGTACTAGGTTGTTGCAATTCCACAAGGAGAGTGCATTGGCTGAGgatgaacatgttttcaatctccgTCAATCCAGAGTCTTGCATACTACTGGAAAAAGTATTCCTCCTAGTGGGGGAAGGGATTCTAAAAGTTTTGGTGTTGCAAAGACCTCAAAGGCTTCAACCAAAAAAGCTTATAGCCAAGAGCAGAGTAGCTTGAGTTGGAAGAAAGGTGTTATGAAACCAGAAATTCAGTTGCCTGCTGCCGATGATGATACTTTAAAAAGCTTCGAGTCTCCTTCTGGCAGGAATCGAATGGCTTCATGGAAAAAATTCCCATCTCCATCAGGAAAAAGCCCAACAGAAACTGTTCAGTTGAAGGACCAAAGTTATGGGACAGTCGAACCTTCAAAGACACCAGATAAGAGATTAACTTCTGATATAGATCTCTCTGCTGCCAAGCCGTCGGAGCTTCTCTCTGTCAAAGATTCTCATGACCATGCTTCCAAGCACCAACACAAAGCTTCCTGGGGATACTGGGGAGACCAGCAGCCGAGTACTAATGACGAGAGTTCAATAATTTGTCGAATATGTGAAGAGGATGTACCTACTCTACATGTTGAAGATCATTCAAGGATCTGTGCAGTTGCTGACAGATGTGATCAGAAGGGTCTGAGTGTCAACGAGCGTCTCTTAAGAATTTCTGAAGCCTTATCATCTACTCAGAAGGATTCCCAACAAATGGTCGGAAGTCCTGATGTTGCAAAAGTGTCAAATTCAAGCATGACTGAAGAATCCGATGTTCTTTCCCCTAAACTTAGTGATTGGTCGCGCAGAGGCTCAGAGGACATGCTAGACTGTTTCCCTGAAACGGATAATTCGGCTTTTATGGATGACCTAAAAGGATTGCCGCTTATATCATGTAGAACTCGTTTTGGTCCAAAGTCTGACCAAGGTATGACAACATCATCTGCAGGGAGCATGACTCCTAGGTCTCCTTTAATGACACCAAGGACAAGTCAGATTGATTTGCTCTTGGCGGGGAAGGGTGCTTATTCCGAAAATGATGATCTGCCACAG ATGAATGAACTTGCTGATATAGCACGATGTGCAGCCAATGCTAGTCTGGATGATGATCGCACGGCGTCGTATTTATTGTCTTGTCTTGATGACTTGAGGGTTGTCGTAGAACGAAGGAAGTTCGATGCACTTACTGTTGAAACCTTTGGAACACGCATTGAGAAGCTGATCCG GGAGAAGTATTTGCAGCTTACTGAGATGGTGGATGTTGAAAAAATAGATGTAGAGAGCCCTGTAATGGATGATGATGTCATCTTGGAAGATGATGTGGTTCGCAGCTTGAGAACAAGCCCAATTCATTCTTCAAAGGATCGTACCTCTATTGATGACTTTGAGATTATAAAACCTATCAGTCGTGGGGCATTTGGAAGGGTTTTCTTGGCTAAGAAGAGGACCACTGGTGATCTTTTTGCAATAAAG GTTCTTAAGAAGGCAGATATGATCCGTAAGAATGCTGTAGAAAGTATATTAGCGGAACGTGATATCTTAATTACAGTGCGCAATCCTTTTGTG GTTCGATTTTTCTATTCTTTTACATGTCGTGAGAACCTGTATCTTGTCATGGAGTATCTGAATGGTGGAGACTTGTATTCATTACTAAGGAATTTAGGTTGTCTAGATGAGGAAGTTGCTCGTGTATATATTGCTGAAGTG GTGCTTGCATTAGAGTATTTGCACTCACTGCGTGTTGTGCATCGTGACTTGAAGCCTGATAATTTATTGATTGCACATGATGGTCATGTCAAG TTAACAGACTTCGGTCTTTCAAAAGTTGGTCTCATCAACAGCACAGATGATTTGTCTGGCCCAGCAGTCAGTGGTACATCCCTACTTGGGGAGGATGAATCTCATACATATACATCTGAGGATCAAAGGGAACGGAGGAAGAAACGTTCTGCTGTTGGCACACCTGATTACTTAGCTCCTGAGATACTTTTAGGAACTGGACATG GGTACACTGCGGATTGGTGGTCTGTTGGGGTCATTTTATTTGAGTTGCTTGTTGGTATTCCACCATTCAATGCAGAGCATCCTCAG actatatttgataatattCTTAACCGTAAGATACCTTGGCCTGAAGTTCCTGAGGAAATGAGTCTTGAAGCACATGATCTTATTGATCG ATTGTTGACCGAAGATCCTAATCAAAGACTAGGAGCTAGAGGTGCATCAGAG GTAAAGCAACACGTTTTCTTCAAGGATATTAACTGGGACACGCTAGCCAGACAGAAG GCTGCATTTGTTCCTGCTTCTGAGAGTGCTCTAGACACCAGTTACTTCACTAGTCGCTACTCATGGAATACTTCTGATGGCCTTGCATATCCGCCAAGTGATTTTGAAGATTCTAGTGATGCTGATAGCTTAAGTGGCAGCAGCAGTTGCCTGAGCAATCGCCATGATGAATTG GGAGATGAATGTGGGGGTCTTGCCGAGTTTGATTCTAGTTCTTCTGTCAATTACTCTTTTAGTAATTTCTCCTTTAAG